The following coding sequences are from one Enterococcus sp. 4G2_DIV0659 window:
- a CDS encoding ABC transporter ATP-binding protein: MKLIQFFIKKNTRLILATVFFLCLQIIGTLGVPLLVAKLIDQGIASGNNQLIQSIGLQMLAMALFGAFAAIAGSYYSAKVAAKLGFEIRTLFFDKIQAFSIKDADRFGTGSLLTRMTSDVDNIQQMTVLFLQLILPAPIIAIFSLYMTFTYSATLAFVPLIAILAFVLVVYVLMKKGTPLSLMIQPKMDKIIVTLREFFTGINMIRAFNNQEYEEERTNKRFSEYGEGMIRVNKIFSFITPVAFLLMGVVFSSILWFGGNFVAEGTLQIGTVSAVIEYSLLTLAYLMIAAMVLVMMPRSFASVKRLEEVINTNEEILDAALPIQETEPKQKTDTLIQLNHVTFHYDQADEPVLEDIHFTIPKGKTTAIVGGTGSGKSTLSKLLLRLSDVSKGQILFDGIDIRDLPQNKLRSKISYVPQKAFLFSGTIQSNLAMGNPVASIQEMDKAAKIAQLSDYIATLEEGYDSFVAQGGTNFSGGQRQRLCIARALIKPADIYIFDDSFSALDYRTDAALRTALKEEMSDKTLLIVAQRLSTIQQADNIIVLDEGKIVGQGTHQELLGNNQTYQEFARSQGLTWKEEIG; the protein is encoded by the coding sequence ATGAAACTTATTCAATTTTTTATAAAAAAAAATACCAGGTTGATTCTTGCCACAGTCTTTTTCTTGTGTTTACAAATCATCGGTACATTAGGCGTTCCCTTACTTGTCGCTAAATTGATCGATCAAGGAATCGCCAGTGGGAATAACCAACTAATTCAATCAATTGGTTTACAAATGTTAGCAATGGCTTTATTTGGTGCGTTTGCAGCAATTGCCGGGAGTTATTATTCAGCAAAAGTGGCTGCTAAGTTAGGTTTTGAAATACGTACACTCTTTTTTGATAAGATACAGGCTTTTTCTATTAAAGATGCAGATCGTTTTGGAACAGGCTCTTTGCTGACCAGAATGACTAGTGATGTGGATAATATTCAGCAGATGACTGTTTTATTTCTACAATTGATTTTACCTGCACCTATCATCGCTATTTTTTCACTTTACATGACCTTTACGTATTCAGCAACACTGGCTTTCGTCCCTTTAATTGCGATTTTAGCCTTTGTGTTAGTGGTTTATGTATTAATGAAAAAAGGAACGCCTCTATCCTTAATGATTCAACCGAAGATGGACAAGATCATTGTGACTTTAAGGGAATTTTTTACGGGGATCAATATGATTCGTGCATTTAACAACCAAGAATATGAAGAAGAACGGACAAATAAACGTTTTTCTGAATACGGGGAAGGAATGATACGGGTAAATAAGATTTTTTCTTTTATTACACCCGTTGCTTTTTTATTGATGGGGGTCGTTTTTTCTTCTATTTTATGGTTTGGTGGAAACTTTGTGGCTGAAGGTACGCTTCAAATCGGAACGGTTTCAGCAGTAATTGAATATTCCTTACTAACTTTGGCGTATTTGATGATTGCTGCAATGGTGTTGGTTATGATGCCTAGATCCTTTGCCTCAGTCAAGCGACTAGAGGAAGTGATCAATACAAATGAAGAAATTTTAGATGCCGCTCTTCCTATACAAGAAACAGAACCAAAGCAAAAAACAGATACATTAATCCAACTAAATCATGTTACCTTTCATTATGATCAAGCAGATGAACCAGTATTAGAAGACATTCATTTCACTATTCCAAAAGGAAAAACAACGGCGATCGTTGGGGGTACTGGCTCTGGAAAGAGCACGCTCTCCAAATTGCTGTTAAGACTCAGTGATGTTTCAAAAGGACAGATCCTATTTGATGGGATTGATATTCGTGATTTACCTCAAAATAAGCTTCGTTCTAAAATCAGTTACGTTCCGCAAAAAGCTTTTTTATTTAGCGGCACAATTCAAAGTAATTTAGCCATGGGAAATCCAGTTGCCTCAATCCAAGAGATGGATAAAGCGGCAAAAATTGCACAACTCTCTGATTATATAGCGACTTTGGAAGAAGGATATGATTCTTTTGTCGCACAAGGGGGTACAAACTTTTCTGGTGGGCAAAGACAACGGTTATGTATTGCACGAGCCTTAATCAAACCTGCTGATATTTATATTTTTGATGATAGTTTTTCAGCATTGGACTATCGAACAGATGCCGCACTTAGAACAGCATTAAAAGAAGAAATGTCAGATAAGACATTACTAATTGTCGCTCAAAGATTGAGTACCATCCAACAAGCAGACAACATTATTGTTTTAGATGAAGGGAAAATCGTAGGACAAGGAACCCATCAAGAATTATTAGGCAACAATCAAACCTATCAAGAATTTGCCCGCTCACAAGGACTTACATGGAAGGAGGAAATCGGATGA